In a single window of the Terrirubrum flagellatum genome:
- a CDS encoding CoA pyrophosphatase has product MTLLPADATAPIDDFIRRARERLLPEPPALTGADDPLGAAGDHVLNPGYLPPEFGRTARAAAVLIPVVAHDSEATVLLTERASGLRDHSGQIAFPGGKIDAADDGPLGAALREAEEEIGLQREFVSLLGYLPPYLTGSGFRIAPVVALARPGFTLTLNHNEVGDAFETPLSFLMDVANHERGMREWNGMKRYFYRMPHDGRNIWGVTAGIIRQLRDRIYGP; this is encoded by the coding sequence ATGACCCTGCTTCCGGCCGATGCGACGGCGCCGATCGACGATTTCATCCGCCGCGCGCGTGAAAGACTGCTGCCTGAGCCGCCGGCGCTGACAGGCGCTGACGATCCGCTCGGCGCCGCGGGCGACCATGTGCTCAATCCCGGCTATCTCCCGCCGGAGTTCGGCAGGACGGCGCGCGCCGCCGCGGTGCTGATTCCGGTCGTCGCCCATGACAGCGAAGCGACCGTGCTCCTGACCGAGCGCGCGTCCGGCCTGCGCGATCATAGCGGACAGATCGCGTTTCCCGGCGGCAAGATCGATGCGGCGGACGACGGGCCGCTTGGCGCGGCGCTGCGCGAAGCCGAAGAAGAAATCGGCTTGCAGCGCGAATTCGTGTCGCTGCTCGGTTATCTCCCGCCCTATCTCACGGGATCAGGTTTTCGCATCGCGCCTGTGGTGGCGCTGGCGAGGCCCGGCTTCACGCTGACGCTCAACCACAACGAGGTCGGCGACGCGTTCGAGACTCCTCTGTCCTTTCTCATGGATGTCGCCAACCATGAGCGCGGCATGCGCGAATGGAACGGCATGAAGCGCTATTTCTATCGCATGCCGCATGACGGGCGGAACATCTGGGGCGTGACCGCGGGCATCATTCGGCAGTTGCGCGACAGGATCTATGGCCCATGA
- a CDS encoding DUF6111 family protein produces MSRVAFEVILFFVVPFAMYATWLMATRQPVMSKESWDGSGGWLTIAGLAIVIVAFVYVGFTSRLGHDNYQPAHLENGKIVPGAIK; encoded by the coding sequence ATGAGCCGCGTCGCGTTCGAGGTCATCCTGTTTTTCGTCGTTCCCTTCGCCATGTACGCGACATGGTTGATGGCGACGCGGCAGCCCGTGATGTCAAAGGAATCCTGGGACGGCAGCGGCGGCTGGCTGACGATCGCGGGGCTTGCGATCGTGATCGTCGCGTTCGTCTATGTCGGCTTCACCTCGCGGCTCGGCCATGACAATTACCAGCCGGCGCATCTCGAGAATGGCAAGATCGTGCCAGGGGCGATCAAGTGA